A window from Streptomyces subrutilus encodes these proteins:
- a CDS encoding cold-shock protein: protein MAAGTVKWFNAAKGFGFIEQDGGGDDVFAHFSNIAAQGFRELNEGQKVTFDIAQGQKGPTAENIVPA from the coding sequence ATGGCTGCTGGCACCGTGAAGTGGTTCAACGCGGCAAAGGGATTCGGCTTCATCGAGCAGGACGGCGGCGGCGACGACGTCTTCGCCCACTTCTCGAACATCGCCGCCCAGGGCTTCCGCGAACTGAACGAGGGCCAGAAGGTCACCTTCGACATCGCGCAGGGCCAGAAGGGCCCGACGGCCGAGAACATCGTTCCCGCCTGA
- a CDS encoding DEAD/DEAH box helicase produces the protein MNPTRTNNRSSSRSRTGGPAFGTAAGSGRTSRFGSSAPSRSGGPSRSSGHGRRPAAVQGEFALPKTITPALPAALAFADLDMPEQLLAALTAQGVSVPFPIQGATLPNTLAGRDVLGRGRTGSGKTLAFGLALLARTAGQRAEPRQPLSLILVPTRELAQQVTDALTPYARSVKLRLATVVGGMPIGRQATALRGGAEVVVATPGRLKDLIDRGDCRLNQVAITVLDEADQMADMGFMPQVTALLDQVRPEGQRMLFSATLDRNVDLLVRRYLTDPVVHSVDPSAGAVTTMEHHVLHVHGSDKQATTTEIAARDGRVIMFLDTKHAVDRLTQDLLNSGVRAAALHGGKSQPQRTRTLAQFKTGHVTVLVATNVAARGIHVDNLDLVVNVDPPTDHKDYLHRGGRTARAGESGSVVTLVTPNQRRDMTRLMAAAGIVPQTTQVRSGEEALNRITGAQSPSGIPVTIAAPVSERPKRSATSRGRRRPVSAARRVSARQSAFDAAA, from the coding sequence ATGAACCCCACACGTACGAACAACCGCTCCTCCTCCCGCAGCCGCACCGGCGGCCCCGCTTTCGGCACTGCCGCCGGTTCGGGTCGAACCAGCCGCTTCGGCTCGTCGGCCCCGAGCCGCTCCGGAGGCCCGAGCCGTTCGAGCGGCCATGGCCGACGGCCCGCGGCCGTGCAGGGCGAGTTCGCGCTGCCGAAGACGATCACGCCGGCGCTGCCCGCGGCCCTGGCCTTCGCCGATCTCGACATGCCCGAGCAGCTGCTCGCCGCCCTCACCGCGCAGGGCGTGAGCGTCCCCTTCCCGATCCAGGGCGCCACCCTGCCCAACACGCTCGCGGGCCGCGACGTGCTCGGCCGCGGCCGCACCGGCTCCGGCAAGACGCTCGCCTTCGGCCTGGCCCTGCTGGCCCGCACCGCCGGCCAGCGCGCCGAGCCGCGCCAGCCGCTCTCGCTGATCCTCGTCCCCACCCGCGAGCTCGCCCAGCAGGTCACCGACGCCCTGACCCCCTACGCCCGCTCGGTCAAGCTCCGCCTGGCCACGGTCGTCGGCGGCATGCCCATCGGCCGCCAGGCCACCGCGCTGCGCGGCGGCGCCGAGGTCGTCGTGGCGACGCCCGGCCGGCTCAAGGACCTCATCGACCGCGGCGACTGCCGGCTGAACCAGGTCGCCATCACCGTCCTCGACGAAGCCGACCAGATGGCCGACATGGGCTTCATGCCGCAGGTCACCGCACTCCTCGACCAGGTGCGCCCCGAAGGCCAGCGGATGCTGTTCTCCGCGACCCTGGACCGCAACGTCGACCTGCTGGTCCGCCGCTACCTGACCGACCCCGTCGTCCACTCCGTCGACCCCTCGGCCGGCGCGGTGACCACGATGGAGCACCACGTGCTGCACGTCCACGGCTCCGACAAGCAGGCCACGACCACGGAGATCGCCGCCCGCGACGGCCGCGTCATCATGTTCCTGGACACCAAGCACGCCGTCGACCGGCTCACCCAGGACCTCCTCAACAGCGGCGTGCGGGCCGCGGCCCTGCACGGCGGCAAGTCCCAGCCCCAGCGCACCCGCACCCTGGCCCAGTTCAAGACCGGCCACGTCACCGTGCTCGTCGCCACGAACGTCGCCGCCCGCGGCATCCACGTCGACAACCTCGACCTCGTGGTGAACGTGGACCCGCCCACCGACCACAAGGACTACCTGCACCGCGGCGGACGCACCGCCCGCGCCGGCGAGTCCGGCAGCGTCGTCACCCTGGTCACCCCCAACCAGCGCCGCGACATGACCCGCCTGATGGCCGCCGCGGGCATCGTCCCGCAGACCACCCAGGTCCGCTCCGGCGAAGAGGCACTGAACCGGATCACCGGCGCCCAGAGCCCGTCCGGCATCCCCGTCACCATCGCCGCACCGGTCTCCGAGCGGCCCAAGCGCAGCGCAACGTCCCGCGGCCGGCGCAGGCCCGTTTCGGCTGCCCGGCGCGTGAGCGCGCGACAGTCCGCCTTCGACGCGGCGGCCTGA
- a CDS encoding CBS domain-containing protein — protein sequence MTLVQMQQRPANAPVAPRTVDDVMEAAGPQVCDDMTVEVALAVMASARADHLLVCDEDGLCTGLVTQSQLAAIRDSAAYTDRVRLRAVLGDRGPFASPATTMAEADHAMRYRRLDALPVVDEQGSALGVLALAR from the coding sequence TTGACGCTGGTCCAGATGCAGCAACGCCCGGCGAACGCCCCGGTGGCACCCCGGACGGTGGACGACGTGATGGAAGCGGCCGGCCCGCAAGTCTGCGACGACATGACGGTCGAGGTGGCCTTGGCCGTGATGGCCAGTGCCCGCGCGGACCATCTGCTCGTCTGCGACGAAGACGGCCTGTGCACCGGGCTGGTCACCCAGTCCCAGCTCGCCGCCATCCGCGACAGCGCCGCGTACACGGACCGGGTCCGGCTGCGCGCCGTACTAGGCGATCGCGGGCCGTTCGCCTCGCCGGCCACCACGATGGCCGAGGCGGACCACGCGATGCGCTACCGCAGGCTCGATGCCCTGCCCGTGGTCGACGAGCAGGGAAGCGCGCTGGGCGTTCTCGCCCTTGCACGCTGA
- a CDS encoding SCO5918 family protein has product MRCVIARFPFDLTKSGVLESMKGVKPEQVFGESVIIGRRHYPVKQVGQVVTRQDRRDFSAGEVVRAMTRLGFTCRSLPRVATVPARVLSPLQRASAMLGVPATV; this is encoded by the coding sequence ATGCGCTGCGTCATCGCCCGCTTCCCGTTCGACCTGACCAAGAGCGGTGTCCTGGAGTCCATGAAGGGCGTCAAGCCCGAGCAGGTCTTCGGTGAGTCCGTGATCATCGGCCGACGCCACTATCCCGTCAAACAGGTCGGGCAGGTCGTCACCCGCCAGGACCGCCGTGACTTCAGCGCCGGCGAGGTCGTCCGCGCCATGACCCGGCTCGGCTTCACCTGCCGCAGCCTGCCCCGGGTCGCCACCGTGCCCGCGCGCGTCCTCAGCCCGCTCCAGCGGGCATCCGCGATGCTCGGCGTCCCGGCGACCGTCTGA
- a CDS encoding AraC family transcriptional regulator: MDVLPPPAPRPPGWGDPIAETLELAGARCVLTRGFTYAGRWALAFPPPGRIKVHAVLEGTTWLVMDGVQEPQPLQAGDVVVLAGDRRYVLASDPAVAPVEALPLLKATVEPFHHTGPPGVRDVTALSGHVELEAPGKDLLLGALPPLMHMRAGSVEAPAVRWLLHEAFHEMREDRPAASFVADHLARLLFVHVLRTFLAEADAFPAGWLRALADEQIAPALRLMHGDPARQWTLAELARATAMSRTSFADRFKAVAGVPPVTYLYNWRIRLARRSLWREDTPVAELASALGYASESAFSNAFKRTTGMAPRHYRHSARMAGTAPVPVAASSGSGSP; encoded by the coding sequence ATGGACGTTCTGCCTCCGCCCGCGCCGCGCCCGCCGGGCTGGGGGGATCCGATCGCCGAGACGCTCGAACTGGCGGGGGCGCGCTGCGTGCTGACGCGCGGCTTCACGTACGCGGGCCGGTGGGCCCTGGCGTTCCCGCCGCCGGGGCGGATCAAGGTCCACGCGGTTCTCGAAGGCACCACCTGGCTGGTGATGGACGGCGTCCAGGAGCCACAGCCACTGCAGGCCGGGGACGTGGTGGTCCTCGCCGGTGACCGGCGCTACGTCCTGGCCAGTGACCCCGCGGTGGCCCCGGTGGAGGCCCTGCCGCTCCTGAAGGCGACCGTGGAGCCCTTCCATCACACGGGCCCGCCGGGCGTCCGGGACGTGACGGCGCTCAGCGGCCATGTCGAACTCGAAGCACCGGGGAAGGACCTGCTCCTCGGCGCCCTGCCGCCCCTGATGCACATGCGGGCGGGGAGCGTCGAGGCCCCGGCTGTCCGCTGGCTCCTCCACGAGGCGTTCCACGAGATGCGCGAGGACCGGCCCGCGGCCTCGTTCGTGGCGGACCACCTGGCCCGGCTCCTCTTCGTCCACGTGCTGCGCACCTTCCTCGCGGAGGCGGACGCCTTCCCGGCCGGCTGGCTGCGGGCGCTGGCCGACGAGCAGATCGCCCCCGCGCTGAGGCTCATGCACGGCGACCCGGCCCGCCAGTGGACCCTGGCCGAGTTGGCACGGGCGACGGCCATGTCACGCACCAGCTTCGCCGACCGGTTCAAGGCCGTCGCGGGCGTGCCGCCCGTGACGTACCTCTACAACTGGCGGATACGACTGGCCCGGCGGAGCCTGTGGCGCGAGGACACTCCCGTCGCCGAACTCGCCTCGGCCCTCGGCTACGCGTCGGAGAGCGCCTTCAGCAACGCCTTCAAACGCACGACCGGCATGGCCCCGCGCCACTACCGCCACTCCGCACGCATGGCGGGGACCGCACCGGTGCCGGTCGCGGCGTCGTCCGGCAGTGGCTCCCCGTAG
- a CDS encoding TetR/AcrR family transcriptional regulator gives MPRLTEETKELRRRHILVSAWSCFSRDGFHATSMDDIIAATGMSSSAVYRYFRGKDELVDAAANEALALVRDMFGRLLEQRPTPPPAEVLEAMAGEARDRGEGEPYDLTRIAIQAWGEALRDPELQERTRTFYLAVHDSLAELARRWGEEGLLASTADAEQVATVLMTLMPGLLVSRHLVAPVSAEQLVGGLSALASGFGGAPSP, from the coding sequence GTGCCCCGGCTGACTGAAGAGACGAAGGAACTGCGGCGCCGTCACATCCTGGTGAGCGCGTGGAGCTGCTTCTCACGTGATGGCTTCCACGCCACCTCGATGGACGACATCATCGCTGCGACGGGCATGTCCTCCAGCGCCGTCTACCGGTACTTCCGCGGCAAGGACGAGCTCGTCGACGCCGCCGCGAACGAGGCCCTGGCCTTGGTGCGGGACATGTTCGGTCGGCTGCTGGAGCAGCGCCCTACGCCGCCGCCCGCCGAGGTGCTGGAGGCGATGGCCGGGGAAGCCCGCGACCGGGGTGAGGGCGAGCCGTACGATCTGACCCGCATCGCGATCCAGGCATGGGGCGAGGCCTTGCGCGATCCGGAACTGCAGGAGCGTACCCGCACCTTCTACCTGGCCGTGCACGACAGCCTCGCCGAGCTGGCCCGCCGCTGGGGCGAGGAGGGGCTCCTGGCGTCCACGGCGGATGCGGAGCAGGTCGCGACCGTCTTGATGACCCTGATGCCCGGACTGCTGGTCAGCCGTCACCTGGTGGCGCCGGTCAGCGCGGAACAGCTGGTCGGCGGCCTGTCGGCGCTCGCCTCCGGGTTCGGCGGCGCGCCGTCCCCCTGA
- a CDS encoding antibiotic biosynthesis monooxygenase produces MNPTAPPAFSGIHHIKLPVTDLERSARWYGAVLGARRLAELDHHRPDGILFAVVLDVPGLGTPLELRLDPATASTLQGYDFLTLAVDDRSALDAWTAHLDTLGITHSPPLVALAGWLLVVPDPDGQRLRLYTTTPHGLDASRVEYDSPWIGTGPTTGRAHDGEPGPRGITTLTARPGKDRELELLLSEFAIAAHRESGCLAFRAHRGQQTPGTFIVYEEWASQQALDAHHATPRMDRFRTDVARLAASPPRTQPLVPCRRR; encoded by the coding sequence ATGAACCCCACCGCGCCCCCCGCCTTCTCGGGCATCCACCACATCAAACTGCCCGTCACCGACCTGGAACGCAGCGCACGGTGGTACGGCGCCGTCCTGGGCGCCCGCCGACTGGCCGAGCTGGACCACCACCGCCCCGACGGCATCCTCTTCGCCGTCGTCCTCGACGTCCCCGGCCTGGGTACCCCCCTCGAACTGCGCCTGGACCCCGCGACCGCCAGCACCCTGCAGGGATACGACTTCCTCACCCTGGCCGTCGACGACCGCAGCGCCCTCGACGCGTGGACGGCCCATCTGGACACCCTCGGCATCACACACTCCCCACCGCTGGTCGCCCTGGCCGGCTGGCTCCTGGTCGTCCCCGACCCCGACGGACAGCGCCTGCGCCTCTACACCACCACTCCCCACGGCCTGGACGCCTCACGCGTGGAATACGACTCGCCCTGGATCGGCACCGGCCCTACGACCGGCCGCGCCCACGACGGTGAACCCGGGCCGCGCGGCATCACCACGCTCACCGCCCGACCCGGCAAGGACCGCGAACTGGAGCTCCTCCTCTCCGAGTTCGCCATCGCCGCGCACCGGGAGAGCGGATGCCTGGCCTTCCGGGCGCACCGCGGACAGCAGACACCCGGCACCTTCATCGTCTACGAGGAATGGGCGAGCCAGCAGGCACTGGACGCCCACCACGCCACACCCCGCATGGACCGCTTCCGCACCGACGTCGCCCGCCTGGCCGCCTCGCCGCCCCGCACACAGCCGCTCGTCCCGTGCCGCCGACGCTGA
- a CDS encoding glutathione-independent formaldehyde dehydrogenase has product MRAAVYEGPRTVTVKDVPDARIEHPTDILVKITSTNICGSDLHMYEGRTSFETGRTLGHENLGQVVEVGKAVGKVKVGDWVVLPFNIACGFCKQCEQGLTSYCLTMQPDPGKAGAAYGFAEMGPYQGGQAELLRVPYGDFNALRLGEDAAERQLDYVMLADIFPTGYHATEMAGVKPGDQTLVYGAGPVGLMAAYSALLKGAGRVWVADHQPDRLRLAEEIGAIPVNTAEEDPAEVVKEATLGLGADNGCECVGYQAHDPQGREDGTLTMNGLIDAVRFTGGLGVVGVFLPEDPGAADTQGKAEAQGKMPIDFGMLWFKGLKVGTGQAPVKRYNRALRDLIAGGKAEPGFLVSHELDLDEAPSAYEHFDNRDDGWTKVVLHPQAGNGNGARAHTRKDSRKDSRHSAGPASHRTVEQLRHEAAKAGIEGRSHMNRQQLEQALDR; this is encoded by the coding sequence ATGAGAGCGGCTGTGTACGAAGGACCGCGGACGGTGACCGTCAAGGACGTCCCCGACGCGAGGATCGAACACCCCACCGACATCCTGGTCAAGATCACCAGCACCAACATCTGCGGCTCCGACCTCCACATGTACGAGGGCCGGACCTCCTTCGAGACGGGCCGGACCCTGGGCCACGAGAACCTCGGCCAGGTCGTCGAGGTGGGCAAAGCGGTCGGCAAGGTCAAGGTCGGCGACTGGGTGGTCCTGCCGTTCAACATCGCCTGCGGTTTCTGCAAGCAGTGCGAGCAGGGGCTTACGAGCTACTGCCTGACCATGCAGCCCGATCCCGGCAAGGCCGGCGCCGCGTACGGCTTCGCCGAGATGGGCCCCTACCAGGGCGGCCAGGCCGAGCTGCTGCGCGTCCCGTACGGCGACTTCAACGCCCTGCGCCTGGGCGAGGACGCCGCCGAGCGCCAGCTCGACTACGTGATGCTGGCCGACATCTTCCCCACCGGCTACCACGCCACCGAGATGGCCGGCGTCAAGCCCGGTGACCAGACCCTCGTCTACGGCGCCGGCCCGGTCGGCCTCATGGCCGCCTACTCGGCCCTCCTCAAGGGCGCCGGGCGCGTCTGGGTAGCCGACCACCAGCCCGACAGGCTCCGCCTTGCCGAAGAGATCGGCGCGATCCCCGTCAACACCGCCGAGGAAGACCCCGCCGAGGTCGTCAAGGAGGCGACCCTCGGCCTCGGCGCGGACAACGGCTGCGAGTGCGTCGGCTACCAGGCCCACGACCCGCAGGGCCGTGAAGACGGCACGCTCACCATGAACGGCCTCATCGACGCGGTCCGCTTCACCGGCGGCCTCGGAGTCGTCGGAGTGTTCCTGCCCGAAGACCCGGGAGCCGCCGACACCCAGGGAAAGGCAGAAGCCCAAGGCAAGATGCCGATCGACTTCGGCATGCTCTGGTTCAAGGGCCTGAAGGTCGGAACCGGCCAGGCCCCCGTCAAACGCTACAACCGCGCCCTGCGCGACCTCATCGCCGGCGGCAAGGCGGAACCCGGCTTCCTGGTCTCCCACGAACTCGACCTCGACGAGGCACCCTCCGCGTACGAGCACTTCGACAACCGGGACGACGGCTGGACCAAGGTCGTCCTGCACCCCCAGGCCGGCAACGGCAACGGCGCTCGCGCGCACACTCGCAAGGACAGTCGCAAGGACAGCCGCCACTCCGCAGGCCCGGCCTCACACCGCACCGTGGAACAACTGCGCCACGAGGCGGCCAAGGCCGGCATCGAAGGCCGCTCCCACATGAACAGGCAGCAGCTGGAGCAGGCACTCGACCGCTGA